The following DNA comes from Chryseobacterium gallinarum.
ATTTTACCCATCTGCAAATAGGAAACGGAGCGATTATTACCGATAAGAATATTATTGATACTGCTTCGTTATTAATAGACAGAGGCTATACCAGTCATGAGCATTTTGCAGAGGTGGGAATCATCCACATGAACGGTAGATTGTATGATCCGTTGTTAAGAAGATTTTTAAATGCAGATGAAAATATACAGGATCCTTATAATACCCAAAACTATAACAAGTATGGGTATGTATTCAACAATCCGCTAATGTACAATGATCCAAATGGGGAATTTGTCTGGTTTGTTCCTATCATAGCAGCTGTAGTTTCGGAGTTTTTTACCATGTATTATACACAGACTCCGTTTAATGGTGCCCGTTTTGTAGGAAGTCTTGCGATGTCATACGCAAGTGCTGGAATAGCCGGAGCGATAGGAGATGTATTTAAAATAGCTTCTGTAGCAGAAGCACTTGGTAAATGGGGAACCATTGTAACCAGAGCAGGGGCACATGCTCTTACGCAAGGTATTTTTTCCATAGTACAAGGGGGAAACTTCTGGAGCGGAGCACTAAGTGGAGCTTTTGCCAGTATTTCGGGAGATTTGCTAGGTATGGCAACAGATAATTCAGGAGCTAATAATATTTTAAGGAGTGACGGTTTTGCATTATTTAATGGTGCAGTAAGCGGTGGTATTGGTTCTGTGCTTGGAGGTGGAAACTTCTGGATGGGTGCGGGGCAAGGATTAATTGTGACAGCTTTTAATTACTTAGCACATAAAGAAACTACTGTTATAGAAGATAATAATGATGGCGATTGCCCTACCTGTCCTAAAAATGCCAAAAATTGGCAGACTTATACCGAGAATGATTATACAATATTTGACAAAGAATTCTGGACTTGGGAGAAATCGCCTATAATTAATGGACGAAAGACTTATTACTATTCGTTTGGTGAATGGCATGAAATAAAACCTATAACTGGTGATGTACCTATTGGACCAGGCGGTGGCTTAAAATCATTATCTCAAATTGCTAAGTCAGGTACTAAACTTTGGACATCAACAAATAAAATGAGTTCTATAAAAAATGCTTTTGGGCATTGGAAGAAACATGGAGCAGAATTTCCAGAATTTTTAAATGCCAAACAATATGTAAAAGGAGCTTGGAAGTTTATGCACAAATCCCCAGCAGGTACTCTAATAAAAACAAGAGCTAATGGAGATATCTTAAAATATCATCCGAAAACAAATACATTTGGGGTTATGAATGCGTCAGGGGTTCCAAGGACTATTTTTAGACCTACTGATGGTATGAAATATTGGTTAGGACAATAAATAAATTAATAAATACAGAAATGAACAATCACAATTGCAGAGTTTGCGGATTATATCTTGACACATTACCATGGGGAGAAGATGGTAATTGCCCTACTTACGAGATTTGCCCCTGTTGTGGTGTAGAGTTTGGTAATGAGGATTACACAATCAAATCAACAAAACAATATAGAGAAAAGTGGATAAGTGAAGGTGCTAATTGGTTTGAACCAAAGGAAAAGCCTAAAAATTGGGATAAAGAAGAACAATTTAAAAACATTCCACAAAAGTTTAAATAGTATACTCAATGGAAAATAATAAAATTGAAATCGGAAAAAATGATTTAAAAAAAATTCTTTATGCTTTGATTAATGAATTAGATAAGTCTCAAAAGAATTCTTTTCTTTTAGATAAGGATTTATATTGGAATATTCCCTTTGAAGAATTATTTAATGTATATGAGGAGCCGAAAGATATTACAATTGGAAGTATAGCTGAAGATTGGGAGTTTTTACAAAAAGTAAATAATGGTAGAGAAGTTCTTAGTTATGACTTTATTAAAGTATCTAATATCTTAAAACTATTAGCAGGAGCAATTCAGTAGGTAATCTTAAATTAATATTGTAGTAAGCGGTGGTATTGGCTCTGTATTGGGAGGTGGAAACTTCTGGGTGGGTGCGGGGCAAGGACTTATTGTGACATCGTTTAATTATTTGATGCATCAACAAATATCTAGACAACAATCATTAGAGGCAATTAAAAAGAAGCATCCTAGATTTTATGAGGTTCTTTCTAGCTTGCCAGATTATCTTAAGGATAATCCCCAAATATTAGAACAACTCTCTATAGATTCAGGAGCGGATAAGGCTAAGATACTAAGTTATATGGATGTTAAAAACACTGAAGGGCAAGTAATTTTATTAAAAAATTTCTCAAAATCACACAGATATGGAGAATCGGGATATAGTAGCAAATATGGGCGTGTAAGTTATATTTCTGCTAGCCTTGTTAAAGGATTAGATATGCTTCCTTGCAAAGTACGATAAATGCTACTTCATTCTTATTAGCAACAACTGTACTGCATGAATTTGTACACTGGGGGAGAGCAAGTCTTATACTTCCTTCTTTTGCTCCTAATAATAAATGGGGTAAATCTGATTATGGAAGCTATTGGGAACTTAGAACATTTGGTAATGAGATATTTAAAAGTAATGCATATGAGATGTCAGTTAAATATAATTGGAAATTTTAAAATATTATTTTCTATTCTTCTGTTTTTTACATTTTTTTCTTGTTATAATGAAGATACAAATGTGAAAATAGGAAGAGAAATTATTAATGAAAATATTAATGAATTTATTAATAATTCATATGGAATAACTACTAAAAATAAAGTTCATTTCATTGTAAGAAAAAAAGTTAGTGATGAAAATTTTATTATTGAAAACTGTAAAAATATAATTGACATAGAAGGCTTTAACTTAAGTGAAAACTGTCAACAAGATTACTTTAATTTGATAAATAATGAAGGCTACAATATAGATAAAAACTCAAAATATGTATCTTTTAATATTGATAATCTCTCAGTTGATATGAATAGTTACAGTTTAGAATTAGTAACAAAGCAAACGCAGATAAACTATAAAGAATATGTTGAATTGCAATTTTGTAACTTATTTATTAATGAAAAAAAAGAAAAAGCATTTATAATAGTACAAGAAAATGATATGAGCATAAAAAAGAATGGAGGAAAAACAGATATTTATTTTTTAAAAAAAATTGATAATAAATGGAAGATTATAAAAAAACAAATGCTAGAAACCTCATAATACAGAGTTTATTAGAGTTATTTGCTTGAGTTTCAGGACGATGCGGTTTTTTTGAAAATAAAGTCTATAGCAGCTTTTTGATGATTAAGAGGATGGCTTTACTTTGTTTAATGATGCTGTTAGTGAAGGTATTAGCACGACTAGCTACGGCAGATGTTCAAAAAGGTTTTGCTACGGTTTCGGAAAGCGGAGGAACACGAGATTTTGGCGTGAATATTAAATTAGATAAGAGACTCCCCGCTTTGCAAAGTCTCCAGACTTTGAGCTAATAAATAATAGTAATTTTAAAAGAATTTTCCAAAGTCGGAAACTTTGGAGGGCAGGAGCACATGCTATTACACAAGGAGTTTTATATTATGTACAGGGCGGAAAGTTTTGGAGTGGCGCGTTAAGTGGTGCATTCGCAAGTGCTTCGAGTGATCTATTAGACTTAGCAACAAGCAATGTAGGAGAAAACAACATATTAAGGAGTGACGGCTTTGCTCTGTTTAATGGTGCAATAAGCGGTGGTATTGGTTCTGTATTGGGAGGTGGAAACTTCTGGATGGGTGCGGGGCAAGGATTGATAGTAACAATGTTTAATCATTTGGCGCATTTGGAAGATATGCAGCCGGATAATGGTTACGATGAAAATGGTAAGAAAATAAATGATGTTGGTGGAGATAAGACAGATTATATTCTACGAAAAACTCAATTTGGAGGAGAGGATGTTTATGTAATATTAGAAAGCACAGAAGTAAAACATACTTATAGTCCGTACGGAAATCACGAAGGTTATGGATATAGAATGCATAACCAGTTGCAAAGTCCAGCTCTATATGACCCAAGTTTTGACGTTGCTATAACTCAAATTGGGGGAGGATTGGCTTTAAAAGGAATAGGATTGGGAGGAAAGTATTTGATCAGTAATTTTAATCGAGCGACAGGAGGATTGAAACAATGGATTAGAACAGGTTCATCATATAGTATAGAAGGAGGTTTTAAAACCTATAGTACTAGATGGGGTGCAGGAGGAAAACATTGGAAAAAAATTGGAAATACTACTTTGCAAAATTGGAATAAAACATTTAGACAAACCAAACTACCTGGAAATAATTGGAGAGTTAAAGATCCGGGACATTTTCATTGGTGGAAGAAATAGAGAATATGAAATATTTAAAATTTAATTTGCCTATTAGAGCTAATAAGAAAGGAAGTAATTTTTTTCAGAAAATAGTCAGTAGAACACTTAAAATAATTTTACCTGTAAGTAATCCTGATTTCGAAAATAAGATAGATGATGTTAAATATTGGCTAGTAGAATTTGATGAAGAGAATATTCCTAACAGAGAAATAGGATTAGACGAAAATGATAATGTGATTTTAAAAATGCCATATAAAAAGAACTATGGTTTTTGGACCGATAATGAATTATTGTATGATGATTTTATTAGTAGATTTTCAGCGATAGAAGTTGACAGTATAACTTTTAATACAAAATGGAATAGTTTTGATTTAAAATAATTTCTTTCAACTCTCTCTCAGTAAAAATCCGGGTAATAGTAGAAGCGTGACAGTAAATGTTAATGTCGTTATTGGGGCAAGTGGTGGATATACTAAAATGAGCATCTACGATATATCTACTCATCGGTATTTAAGTGGAGGACAAATTGTAAATAGATAAAAAATGAAAATTAAATTCTACCATTCAATATCTATATTAATTTTTTGGTTATTACGAATATTTTATAAGGTGTCTGTCCAAAATTTATCTTACAATTTGAAAGTAATTTTTAATATAAATTTTCCTGAAATTAAATTGTTAACATATTTTTATTTTGGAATATCAATAATTTTAAATATTTTTTTAATAAAGAAAACTAAAAGTAATATTATTATTTATTACTTATTATTATCATTAAATATACTGATAATAGTTTTCTGCTTTAAAGTAATGTAGAAATTAACCATTAGAATTACTAGCGAGAGAGAGTTTTAATACAAAAAAATGAAAAATATGATTTAGAAATATGTCTTAATAAAAACAGTAATCCTCAACTCAGAAATTTTTTTAAAAAAAAGAACATTTATAAGGCATCTGTAGTAATCTAGTAAAATTAGTTTTTGTGAAGACCAATTATTCTAATGAATAATGTATCCTCCGTTAAACCACAACTTCAAAAGCCGGATTGAAACGATAAGGTTTTTGTTTTTATAAAGCCTCGAAAAATCGTATTTTTGTTCAAATTATAAGATTTTATGGAATTTTTAGACAGATACCAGCAGATTGTTGGCGACGCCATTGATAAATACACTTTTAAAGATAAACCTACGGAGCTGTATGATCCGATGAATTACATTATTTCCCATGGAGGGAAACGTCTTCGTCCTATTATGGTGCTGATGGCATGTGATCTGTTTGGCGGAGATCTGAAGCAGGCAATAAAACCTGCATTGGCAATTGAATTTTTCCATAACTTCACGCTGATCCATGATGATATTATGGATGAGGCACCGCTAAGAAGAAATAAACCTACCATCCATACTTTACACGGAATTAATGTAGGGATCCTTTCAGGAGACGGGTTGATGCTGAAAGCGTATAAGTTTTTTGAAGACCTTGAGCCGGAAATTTTTAAAGCATGTATCAGAATTTTTACCCATACAGGGCTTCTGTTATGTGAAGGGCAGCAGTATGATATCAATTTTGAGACCCAGGAGAACGTTACCTTTGATGATTACATCAGAATGATTACCTATAAAACCGGAGTGTTAAGCGCTTCCTCTTTCGAGATCGGGGCTTTAATTGCAAGGGCGGATTTTAAAGATGCCAAAGCAATTTTCAACTTCGGAAAACACATTGGAATTGCCTTCCAGATCATGGATGACTATCTTGATGTATTCGGAGATCAGGCGCAATTCGGGAAAAAGCATGCCGGAGATATCTACGAAAACAAAAAAACAGTTCTGTACCTGTTGGCAAGAGAGCATGCTACGGATGAGGAAAGAAAGGAATTAGACTACTGGTATTCCAAAAAGACCGATAATATCGATAAAATCTACGGTGTTGAAAAGATCTTCAGAAGAACAAAAGTAGATGAAAAAGCGCTTCGTTTAATTGAAAAGCATAATGAAATCGGGCAGAGCTACCTTAAGAAAATTGATATTCCCGAAGAAAAGAAAAAACCTTTCATTGAACTGGCCAATTATTTATTGAGAAGAGAAAGCTAAATATTAGAGAAGGGATGGGCAGCAGGAGCAATATGTACTGAAGCCTGTCCTGTCACCTCGAGATTCATACAATGAAATTCAGAACCGAAGTTGATATTCCTGCATCTCAAAAAAAGATTGAGATCGAAGATAAAATATTTTCGATAGGATCATGTTTTGCCTCTGAAATGACAGATCTGCTGCAGCAGGGGCAGCTTCAGACCCTTAATAATCCCTTCGGAACAATTTTTAATCCTTTTTCGATTCATCATGAAGTCAGGGTTCTTCATGATTCAGCATTTTATCAAGAAGAAGATTTGATCACTTACAATGACGAATACATCTCTTTGGACCATCATACCCATTTTGATACCCGGTACATCCATCAGACCTTAGATAAGATTAATGGGGCCATTGAAGCGGGAAATGCTTTTCTTCAGGAGGCCGACTGGATTATTGTGACGTACGGAACATCATTTATTTATGAATTTCTACCCAGGAAAAAACTGGTGGCGAACTGCCATAAAATCCCGCAGAAGTTTTTCTCTAAAAGACTGCTCTCTCACCAGGAGCTTACGAACTCTATTTACAATACGATTTTAGATCTTAAAGATATCTGTAAAGAGGGAGTGCAGATATTATTTAGTGTTTCGCCGGTCCGGCATACCAAAGATGGAATGGTAGAAAATCAGCTCAGCAAATCCAAATTGATTACAGCTATTCATGAATCCATTTCCATGTTTGATGATTGCCACTACCTTCCGGTATATGAAATTTTGATGGATGACCTCCGGGATTACCGTTTCTATAAGGAAGATATGATTCATCCAAGCACCCAGGCCGTTAATTATATTTTTGACAAATTTGGAAACTCTTACTTCTCAGACGAAACCAAAGATTTTATTAAAGAAAATTTTAAAATCATAAAAGCCCTGGAACATAAAACCAGTGATAAAAAAGATCCGAAATTTATTGAGTTTCGGGAAAAACTCGAACAGAGAATAGAGAATCAGCGTAAAAAAGTAAAACATAAAATTTTTTCAAATGATTGATTTTACAAAGATTGACTATTTGAAAGAAGGAAATAAAAGGCAGAAAAGAGCGTTTGAAGTTCTTACCCGGTATAAAGTTTTTGAAAAATTGAGTAGCTATTCTCCGGTGCTGGCAGGAACTGTTCCTATTGAAATTGATATCGAAGGAAGCGACCTTGACATTATCTGTGAAGTAGACCTTAGGTTTGAGGAAGATTTTTTAGATGATATCATGTTCAGTAAACTGATTCCAGTTGAAACAGAAATTAAGGTTGAAAATATTGTGGTAAACGGGATACCAAGTATTGTCCTGAACTTTATGCTGGAAGAATTCCCCATTGAAATTTTTGGACAGAACAAACCTGTTACCCAACAGAATGCATACCGGCATATGATCACCGAATACAGGATACTCCAGGAGAAAGGAGAAGAATTTAAACAGAAAATAATAGAACTGAAGAAACAGGGTATAAAGACAGAGCCGGCCTTCGGAATGCTGTTGAACCTTGAAAACCCTTATGAAGACCTGCTAAAACGATACAATAATGATTGATACACATACCCATTTATACGCGGAAGAATTTGATGAAGACAGAAAAGAAACCATTCAGAGAGCCTTAGATAAGGGAATTGCTAAGTTTTACCTTCCGGCAATTGATTCAGAATCCCATGAAAAAATGTTGGAACTGGAAGCGGAATATCCGGGACAGGTTTTTTCAATGATGGGATTACATCCTTGCTATGTAAAACCCGAATCCTGGGAAAAAGAACTGGAAATTGTAAAGAATTACCTTGAACAGAGGCATTTTCCTGCAATAGGTGAAATCGGGATAGATCTTTATTGGGATAAAACCACTTTAGACATCCAGGTCAAAGCATTTGAACAGCAAATTGACTGGGCCATAGAAAAAGACCTTCCGATTGTGATTCATACCAGAGAAAGCTTTGATGAAACCTTCGAGGTCCTGGAGAGGAAAAAACATCCGAAACTGAGAGGAATCTTCCATTGCTTTTCAGGAAACCTGGAACAGGCAAAACATGCTATTGATCTGAATTTTATCCTGGGAATCGGTGGAGTAGTGACCTTTAAAAACGGAAAAATTGATCAGTTTTTACACGAAATTCCTTTAGAAAAAATTGTGCTGGAAACAGATTCGCCATACCTGGCTCCGGTTCCGCACAGGGGAAAAAGAAACGAAAGTTCATATCTTGATCTGGTAGCCGGAAAACTCGTTAACATTTACGGAAAAGACTTTTCTGAAATAGACAGAATCACCACAGAAAATGCACAGGCCTTATTTGCTGCAAAGTAATGTAATGGATAACCATCATTTTTATTAGTGATAGGAAAATGATAAATTGAAGGGTAAAGAAGAATATATGATAAAGATATCAAAAGATATACAATTTTATGGTTATACAGGATTTCTTATCATTGTTTTAGCCTATTGTATCGTTCAATTGTATATTAAATCGCATCTTCCTGAGCTTGGCTGGACGGTTTCGGACTGGTTGATCAATTATGAAGACGGTGGGTTTAAAAGGAGAGGCTTATCCGGAAGTATTTTATTCTTCATTCAGGACAGTTTCGGGATTCCGCTGAATACACAGATATTTTTTATCCAGTCATTATTTTTTATCATTATTTTTTACTTTTTCATCCGTCTGGTCATCTCCAAAAAAGTAAACTGGGATATCCTGATACTGGCATGTTCACCATTATGCCTCTTATTTATTCCCGTAAGTATTTTTAACTCGGGCAGGAAAGAAATTATTGTAATTGCCCTGATGGTGTATTTTGTCACCGGAAGAATAACCGGGCTGAAAAAATATGTGCTTTTTATAGGATTTATCATAGGACTGTTTTTACATGAGCTGTTTTATTTTTATTTACCCTTTCTAATGGCAGCCTCTATAGTAAAAACCAATAAGATAGATTTTAAATACCTGGGAGGCCTGTTTGTAACTTCTACGGCAGTAATGTTAATACTGTTCTTCTACGGTGGGGAAATTAACCAGGGGCAAAGCCTGGAGCTTTTGAAGCAGCGGGGAATAGAGTTGGGTACATTTAATATTTTCACCTATAATGTAGTTGAGGAAAGAAAATCAATGATTGAGGCTTATCAGTCTTATATTCTGTTTGGGGCGGAACTTATATTGATGGTGCTTTTGTTTTTTATTTTTGTGAAAAAATATATACCTCAAAAACTTAAGGCCTTCAAAATCTTTACCCTGATTTCTTTACTATGGGTATCTCCGCTTTATTTCTTGGGGGCAGACTGGTTCAGATGGAACCATATCTATTCAGTATTACTCATGGTCCTGATTATTGCAGCGATGCCGGATAATGATCAGAAGACCGTTTCAATAGAAGGAAGGTTCAATACTCCGTTACTGATGATCATGATTCTCTTTTTCATTGTTTTTTACCTTCATATCCAATATGACAGTTCCGGAAATTCAGAAGAATATTTGTTGCAGTATATACAGGATAAAATTTCTTTTTTAAAGATATAGGATAAAAAAAGTTTCTCATCATTGAGAAACTTTTTTGTTATTTTTTTCTGGTAAAATTCTTATTCTTGGGCTTTTTATAACCGAGTGATGGGGTAGCAGATGAACTGTTTTTACTTTTTTTAGGTCGTGATCCTGAAGGCTTCTGAGAAGGCTTTTTTTCTGCTCCGGCGGGTACCGGTTTGTTGTTGGAATCTCTTTTCTGAGCCACAAGATCATCCGTGTGGAACGGGTGGTTTTTAATCACCGGGATTTTTTTTCCGATAAGCTTTTCCGTATTCTTTAAATTAAGAAGGTCAAGCCCGTCAACGAAAGAAATGGAATTCCCTTCAGCCCCTGCTCTTCCCGTTCTTCCGATCCGGTGTACATAAGTTTCTGAAACATCGGAGAGTTCAAAATTAATAACAAATTTTAATTCATCAATATCAATCCCCCTGGCAGCAATATCTGTAGCAACAAGAACCCTGGTTTTTCCTGATTTAAAATTATTCAGGGCATTCTGTCTGGCATTCTGGGATTTATTTCCATGAATGGCTTCTGCAGAAATATTGTCTTTCTGAAGTTTTCGGGCAATCTTATCCGCGCCATGCTTTGTTCTTGAAAAAACCAATACAGAATCTGAAATGTCGTTTTTAAGAATATGAACAAGTAAGTTCAGTTTGTTTTCTTTTTCTACAAAGTACACGGATTGTTTAATGGTATCCGCGGTAGAAGAAACGGGAGTAACCTCTACTTTCACAGGATTATTCAGGATAGAATTTGCCAGTTTCTGAATTTCCCCCGGCATAGTTGCCGAGAAAAACAAAGTCTGTCTTTTCTGTGGCAAAAGCTTAATGATTCTTTTAACATCGTGTACAAAGCCCATATCAAGCATCCTGTCTGCTTCATCAAGAACAAATATTTCAAGATTTTTCAGGCTGATAATTCCCTGGGCAATAAAATCAAGAAGTCTTCCGGGAGTAGCCACCAGAATATCAACTCCTTTTTTCAATGCGGCCTCCTGGTTTCCCTGCTTTACTCCTCCAAAAATAACAAGCTGCTTTAAAGGAAGATACTTTCCGTAAGCATTGATGTTTTCCTCAATCTGGATCGCCAGTTCGCGGGTGGGAGTAAGAATTAAAGCTTTAATATGATGATTGCTTACTTTATTCTTTGATAAATTCTGTAGAATAGGAATGGAAAAGGCCGCAGTCTTTCCTGTTCCGGTCTGCGCACAGCCTAAAAAATCTCTGCCTTCTAAAATCTCAGGAATAGATCTTTCCTGAATGGGAGTAGGTTGGGTATATCCCTGTTCCTGAATTGCTTTTGCAATAGGTTCTATTAAGTGTAGGTCTGTAAAATTCAAATAAATTATTTTAAAATTAAATAAAAAATTCTTTCCGTCTGAAAGAATTACTTTTTGCAAAGGTAATCTAAAAAAAATTAAAAGTTTTTTATTCCCTCCGGCTGCTTTACTTTCAAATAAATATTATTTAAACCTGTATCCCACACCTGCCTGTAAAAAACCAATCTTGGTAGGAACGGTATTTTTTTTACTCACTTCGATAAAATTGAAATTATACCTGGCATCAACAAAAAAACTGGAGCTGATCTTATACTCTGCCCCAACAAAAGGAAAGAGGTTTAATGTTTTTGCTCCGTTGGAGTTACCTTTGTATTCACCAGCATAAGGGTTGACAGTCGTAAGTTTCGTAGAAATATTGAATCCCAGGTTCATCCCCACAGAAGCAGATAAATCAGGAATGAAATAATACTTTACAGAAACAGGAACCTGGATCTGATGGAACTGATACGTAAAATCCATGTTTCCCACTTCAACAATTTCTGTACCCACCTGTTCGGTCCAGGGATATGAATCTTTTCCCCCTAATTGTGTATACAATAACTCGGCCTGTATCGCCAGTTGAGAGGATACAGGCTGTTCTGTCAGAATACCTGCATAGAAATAGGACTTTGAGCCCAGTTTTTCATCAAAAAATTTCATATTGGACAATGTATACCCTCCTTTAACTCCAAAACTCACAGATGAGTTTTGAGCGGTCAGAATACCTGATACGGCCAATAGTAATGTAAAAAAAATGTTCTTTTTCATGATTGTTCTTTGAGTTATATGGCTATAGTTTTTATAAGAAAATTCCCTCTGTAGAGAAGGAATTGTTTTACAAAGATAATCTAAAATTTGAAAAGCTTTATTTTACCCGGGTCCACTGTTGGCTTTTTCGTAAATTTTCAAAAAATTTGTATACCTCGGAAAGTTTTTCGCTTCCTTGTTTTCCGTAATCTTCTATATTTTTTGAAGTCCCGTCTGCAAAGTCAATTCTTAGATAAGAAGTCGGCAGATCCGTGATCTCTCTCTTTCCATACTTGTCATGTAAACTTTTTACATCCAATGCATCCAGCAATCCGATCAGCTGGTTATAATCCGCTTCTTTGATCGTTCCTTTAAAG
Coding sequences within:
- a CDS encoding DUF6438 domain-containing protein gives rise to the protein MKYLLGLCAFILLFSCTVQKNNTKYSKIEYEATPCFGFCPVFKMTISPDRTAVFEAEHFNFNDHPSKDEFSKPREGTFKGTIKEADYNQLIGLLDALDVKSLHDKYGKREITDLPTSYLRIDFADGTSKNIEDYGKQGSEKLSEVYKFFENLRKSQQWTRVK
- a CDS encoding porin family protein, encoding MKKNIFFTLLLAVSGILTAQNSSVSFGVKGGYTLSNMKFFDEKLGSKSYFYAGILTEQPVSSQLAIQAELLYTQLGGKDSYPWTEQVGTEIVEVGNMDFTYQFHQIQVPVSVKYYFIPDLSASVGMNLGFNISTKLTTVNPYAGEYKGNSNGAKTLNLFPFVGAEYKISSSFFVDARYNFNFIEVSKKNTVPTKIGFLQAGVGYRFK
- a CDS encoding polyprenyl synthetase family protein, whose translation is MEFLDRYQQIVGDAIDKYTFKDKPTELYDPMNYIISHGGKRLRPIMVLMACDLFGGDLKQAIKPALAIEFFHNFTLIHDDIMDEAPLRRNKPTIHTLHGINVGILSGDGLMLKAYKFFEDLEPEIFKACIRIFTHTGLLLCEGQQYDINFETQENVTFDDYIRMITYKTGVLSASSFEIGALIARADFKDAKAIFNFGKHIGIAFQIMDDYLDVFGDQAQFGKKHAGDIYENKKTVLYLLAREHATDEERKELDYWYSKKTDNIDKIYGVEKIFRRTKVDEKALRLIEKHNEIGQSYLKKIDIPEEKKKPFIELANYLLRRES
- a CDS encoding GSCFA domain-containing protein — protein: MKFRTEVDIPASQKKIEIEDKIFSIGSCFASEMTDLLQQGQLQTLNNPFGTIFNPFSIHHEVRVLHDSAFYQEEDLITYNDEYISLDHHTHFDTRYIHQTLDKINGAIEAGNAFLQEADWIIVTYGTSFIYEFLPRKKLVANCHKIPQKFFSKRLLSHQELTNSIYNTILDLKDICKEGVQILFSVSPVRHTKDGMVENQLSKSKLITAIHESISMFDDCHYLPVYEILMDDLRDYRFYKEDMIHPSTQAVNYIFDKFGNSYFSDETKDFIKENFKIIKALEHKTSDKKDPKFIEFREKLEQRIENQRKKVKHKIFSND
- a CDS encoding DEAD/DEAH box helicase — encoded protein: MNFTDLHLIEPIAKAIQEQGYTQPTPIQERSIPEILEGRDFLGCAQTGTGKTAAFSIPILQNLSKNKVSNHHIKALILTPTRELAIQIEENINAYGKYLPLKQLVIFGGVKQGNQEAALKKGVDILVATPGRLLDFIAQGIISLKNLEIFVLDEADRMLDMGFVHDVKRIIKLLPQKRQTLFFSATMPGEIQKLANSILNNPVKVEVTPVSSTADTIKQSVYFVEKENKLNLLVHILKNDISDSVLVFSRTKHGADKIARKLQKDNISAEAIHGNKSQNARQNALNNFKSGKTRVLVATDIAARGIDIDELKFVINFELSDVSETYVHRIGRTGRAGAEGNSISFVDGLDLLNLKNTEKLIGKKIPVIKNHPFHTDDLVAQKRDSNNKPVPAGAEKKPSQKPSGSRPKKSKNSSSATPSLGYKKPKNKNFTRKK
- a CDS encoding DUF4269 domain-containing protein: MIDFTKIDYLKEGNKRQKRAFEVLTRYKVFEKLSSYSPVLAGTVPIEIDIEGSDLDIICEVDLRFEEDFLDDIMFSKLIPVETEIKVENIVVNGIPSIVLNFMLEEFPIEIFGQNKPVTQQNAYRHMITEYRILQEKGEEFKQKIIELKKQGIKTEPAFGMLLNLENPYEDLLKRYNND
- a CDS encoding TatD family hydrolase, with protein sequence MIDTHTHLYAEEFDEDRKETIQRALDKGIAKFYLPAIDSESHEKMLELEAEYPGQVFSMMGLHPCYVKPESWEKELEIVKNYLEQRHFPAIGEIGIDLYWDKTTLDIQVKAFEQQIDWAIEKDLPIVIHTRESFDETFEVLERKKHPKLRGIFHCFSGNLEQAKHAIDLNFILGIGGVVTFKNGKIDQFLHEIPLEKIVLETDSPYLAPVPHRGKRNESSYLDLVAGKLVNIYGKDFSEIDRITTENAQALFAAK